The following proteins are co-located in the Macrobrachium rosenbergii isolate ZJJX-2024 chromosome 26, ASM4041242v1, whole genome shotgun sequence genome:
- the LOC136853078 gene encoding protein POLR1D-like, whose protein sequence is MVTDDELSRLAEQALLQEAKRGAIRAEISGPSGWLKKNLPSTNKKFLHNTILGALAANRVQERKEKNLSEIGKRKRQLEEKERNTYKKIYIQASTKRKEPSAPKSIPIKTVTVERDPKNNIEWSEDGLEFTNVSVLKKKIGVERKNSHKQEKSNGSLPRKIKFVSSKHTFVDESHNNR, encoded by the exons GTTAGCAGAGCAAGCCTTACTTCAAGAAGCCAAAAGAGGTGCAATTCGGGCAGAAATATCTGGTCCATCTGGATGGCTCAAGAAAAATTTACCATCTACAAACAAGAAGTTTTTGCATAATACTATTTTAG GTGCTCTAGCTGCCAATAGAGtccaagaaagaaaagagaagaaccTCAGTGAAATTGGAAAGCGCAAACGACAACTTGAAGAAAAGGAACGAAATACttacaagaaaatatacattCAAGCAAGTACAAAACGTAAGGAACCTTCAGCTCCGAAAAGTATTCCAATTAAAACAGTTACAGTGGAAAGGGACCCAAAAAATAACATAGAGTGGAGTGAAGATGGCTTAGAATTTACAAATGTGAgtgtattgaaaaagaaaattggcgtagaaagaaaaaatagccataaacaagaaaaatcaaatgGTAGTTTACCAAGAAAAATCAAATTTGTAAGTAGTAAACATACTTTTGTAGATGAATCTCATAACAAtagatag